The following are encoded together in the Tripterygium wilfordii isolate XIE 37 chromosome 18, ASM1340144v1, whole genome shotgun sequence genome:
- the LOC119983895 gene encoding uncharacterized protein LOC119983895, whose translation MRAKAKEGRKEKMMEMKKVMVAVLIVCTISSNLETAEASVYDCMDACTTACVQPNTRLMQRCERKCDIRCNQDLKTEEPAV comes from the exons ATGAGAGCAAAGGCCaaggaaggaaggaaagaaaagatgATGGAGATGAAGAAGGTCATGGTTGCGGTGTTGATTGTGTGTACGATTTCTTCCAATTTGGAGACTGCTGAGGCTTCTGTATACGATTGCATGGATGCATGCACCACCGCCTGTGTCCAACCCAACA CCAGGCTTATGCAGAGGTGTGAGCGCAAGTGCGATATCAGATGCAATCAAG ATCTGAAAACTGAAGAGCCTGCTGTTTGA
- the LOC119983894 gene encoding WAT1-related protein At1g25270, producing the protein MREMGAVLEGLKPGLVMVVVQLSFAGANVFYKLAASDGMNLRVIVAYRFIFATAFMTPLALIFERNKRPKLTWIVLFQSFLCGLFGGALAQNLYVESLALTSATFASAMANLIPAITLIFAIAFGMETLGIGTVAGKAKVLGILIGISGAMLLTFYKGVDINIWSTHVDLLSHPQRQVASGQHGSSRVLGSLLAVASCFAYAIWLTVQSKLSARYPCHYSSTALMSMMGAIQAVIFAVCTERDWSQWKLGWNIRLLSVAFLGIVASGVAVALIAWCVRLRGPVFVSIFNPLVLVLVLVAIAGSLLLDEKLHLGSVLGAFLIVCGLYVVLWGKAKETKKVKTQLPIGPSKSSLEAQSIDIVIAPSTLENDDDNNVEKKKGYGDLLEKENVKDEKQNITT; encoded by the exons ATGAGAGAAATGGGTGCAGTGTTAGAGGGGTTGAAGCCAGGCTTGGTTATGGTGGTGGTTCAGTTGTCATTTGCAGGGGCAAACGTGTTCTACAAATTGGCAGCAAGTGATGGAATGAACTTGAGAGTCATTGTGGCTTATCGATTCATTTTTGCCACTGCTTTTATGACTCCACTTGCTCTCATCTTTGAAAG GAACAAAAGGCCAAAACTTACTTGGATTGTGCTCTTTCAATCTTTTCTTTGTGGTCTTTTCGG GGGAGCATTGGCTCAAAATCTGTACGTGGAATCTCTCGCACTGACTTCAGCAACTTTTGCTTCTGCCATGGCCAATCTCATCCCTGCCATTACCTTAATTTTTGCCATAGCTTTTGG GATGGAGACGTTGGGGATAGGAACAGTTGCAGGGAAGGCTAAAGTCTTGGGAATATTAATTGGAATAAGCGGTGCAATGCTTCTCACCTTTTACAAAGGCGTAGACATCAACATCTGGTCAACGCACGTTGACCTTCTCAGTCACCCTCAGCGCCAGGTGGCATCAGGACAGCATGGCAGTAGTCGCGTTTTAGGCTCTCTTTTGGCTGTCGCCAGTTGCTTCGCCTATGCTATCTGGTTGACTGTCCAG TCAAAATTGAGTGCGAGATATCCGTGCCATTATTCAAGCACAGCATTGATGTCAATGATGGGAGCAATTCAGGCAGTAATTTTTGCTGTGTGCACGGAGAGAGATTGGAGTCAATGGAAATTGGGGTGGAACATTAGGCTTCTCTCAGTTGCATTtttg GGAATTGTGGCGTCGGGAGTTGCTGTGGCATTGATTGCATGGTGTGTGAGGTTAAGGGGACCAGTATTTGTATCAATTTTTAACCCTCTAGTGCTTGTGCTTGTGCTTGTAGCCATCGCTGGATCCTTGTTACTAGATGAGAAGCTACATCTTGGAAG CGTATTAGGAGCATTTTTGATAGTGTGTGGATTATATGTTGTTTTATGGGGCAAAGCCAAGGAGACGAAGAAGGTGAAGACTCAACTCCCAATTGGTCCTTCAAAGAGCTCCCTAGAAGCTCAATCCATTGACATTGTTATTGCACCTAGTACTCTAGAAAACGACGACGACAACAatgtagagaagaagaaaggataTGGAGATTTGTTAGAGAAGGAGAATGTAaaagatgaaaaacaaaatatcactacataa
- the LOC119983301 gene encoding cilia- and flagella-associated protein 251-like gives MGACASVPKGLRTDVGGAAPVPEPAKEEQQVPAVETKEEVKVEQEEKKAEEVAPHEEKTDEDDKKSLGSLPNEKEEEKKEEATEEKKVTEEVKAEPAKEEEKPEEKKEEPKAEEASAAAEPPKTEEVKKPEEKKDEEKIEEKKEDK, from the exons ATGGGAGCTTGTGCCAGTGTTCCTAAGGGCCTGAGAACCGACGTGGGCGGTGCAGCACCAGTCCCTGAGCCAGCCAAGGAGGAGCAGCAGGTTCCTGCTGTGGAGACCAAGGAGGAGGTTAAGGTTgagcaagaagaaaagaaggctGAAGAAGTTGCACCTCATGAGGAAAAAACTGATGAGGATGACAAGAAGTCTCTTGGATCCTTGCCTAATGAG aaagaagaagaaaagaaggaagaagccacagaggaaaagaaggtgACAGAAGAGGTTAAAGCAGAGCcagcaaaagaagaagaaaaaccagaggaaaagaaagaggagcCAAAGGCTGAGGAGGCATCTGCCGCTGCTGAACCACCAAAAACCGAAGAAGTGAAGAAGCCCGAAGAGAAGAAGGACGAAGAGaaaattgaagagaagaaagaagacaaGTGA
- the LOC119983591 gene encoding fructose-1,6-bisphosphatase, cytosolic-like translates to MDHESEAHRTDLMTITRFVLNEQSKFPESRGDLTILLNNIVLGCKFVCNAVSKAGLAKLIGLAGETNIQGEEQKKLDVLSNEVFIKALVSSGRTCILVSEEDEEATFVEVSMRGRYIVVFDPLDGSSNIDCGVSIGTIFGIYMVENTDNPTLEDVLKPGSHMTAAGYCMYGSSCTLVFSTGSGVNGFTLDPSIGEFILTHPDIKIPKKGKIYSVNEGNAKNWDEPTAKYVENCKFPTDGSSSKSLRYIGSMVADVHRTLLYGGIFLYPADKKSPNGKLRVLYEVFPMSYLMEQAGGQAFTGKQRALDLVPKKIHERSPVFLGSYDDVEEIKALYAAAEREGA, encoded by the exons ATGGATCACGAAAGCGAGGCTCACCGGACTGATCTCATGACAATCACGCGTTTCGTCCTCAACGAGCAGTCTAAGTTTCCCGAGTCACGCGGTGACTTAACCATCTTGCTCAATAACATTGTTCTCGGCTGCAAATTCGTCTGCAATGCTGTTAGCAag GCAGGTCTTGCGAAACTGATCGGGCTAGCCGGAGAAACTAATATTCAG GGTGAAGAGCAGAAGAAATTAGATGTGCTTTCAAATGAAGTTTTCATCAAGGCTTTGGTCAGCAGTGGACGCACG TGCATCCTTGTATctgaggaagatgaagaagctaCTTTTGTGGAGGTATCGATGCGAGGAAG atatattgttgtttttgacCCATTGGATGGATCCTCAAACATCGACTGTGGCGTTTCCATTGGAACT ATATTCGGGATTTACATGGTGGAAAACACTGACAATCCAACTTTAGAGGATGTGTTGAAACCTGGGAGCCATATGACAGCTGCTGGGTATTGCATGTATGGAAGTTCTTGCACG CTGGTTTTTAGCACTGGAAGCGGTGTCAATGGCTTCACTCTAGATCCATCGATTGGGGAATTCATATTAACCCATCCTGATATCAAG ATTCCAAAGAAAGGAAAGATTTATTCAGTAAATGAAGGAAATGCCAAAAACTGGGATGAACCTACTGCTAA ATATGTAGAAAATTGCAAGTTCCCAACAGATGGTTCATCCTCAAAGTCACTTAGGTACATTGGAAG CATGGTTGCTGATGTCCACCGAACATTGCTTTACGGTGGTATCTTTTTGTATCCTGCTGATAAGAAGAGCCCAAATGGAAAGCTACG TGTTTTGTATGAAGTCTTCCCAATGTCATACTTGATGGAGCAAGCAGGAGGCCAAGCTTTTACTGGCAAGCAAAGG GCACTGGATTTGGTTCCAAAGAAGATACATGAACGCTCACCTGTATTCCTTGGTAGCTATGACGATGTCGAGGAAATTAAGGCACTCTATGCTGCTGCCGAGAGAGAAGGCGCATGA
- the LOC119984055 gene encoding ras-related protein RABA3-like, producing the protein MNAEMNGVDEARRSNQLQNINSLEEKIDYVFKIVVIGDSAVGKTQLLSRFAKNEFCFDSKSTIGVEFQTRTVAMKGKVIKAQIWDTAGQERYRAVTSAYYRGALGAIIVYDITKRPSFDHVARWVEELRVHADNSIVMTLIGNKSDLVDKKAVPTEDAVEFAEDQGLLFFETSAFSGANVDMAFLKLLEEIYNAISKKSLEISNGKLNGSTDHSSLKGSKIDVISGADMEISEIKKLSACSC; encoded by the exons ATGAATGCAGAGATGAATGGTGTTGATGAAGCTCGAAGAAGTAATCAATTACAGAACATCAACAGCCTGGAAGAGAAAATAGACTATGTGTTCAAGATTGTGGTGATCGGTGACTCTGCTGTGGGAAAGACTCAGTTGCTGTCAAGGTTTGCGAAGAATGAGTTCTGCTTTGACTCCAAGTCCACAATTGGTGTTGAGTTCCAGACCAGAACTGTTGCCATGAAAGGCAAAGTCATCAAGGCCCAGATCTGGGATACTGCAGGCCAAGAAAG GTACCGAGCAGTTACGAGTGCATATTACAGAGGTGCACTTGGGGCCATAATAGTGTACGACATCACCAAGAGACCTTCCTTTGATCACGTCGCGAGATGGGTAGAGGAGCTCCGGGTCCATGCTGACAATTCAATAGTGATGACGTTGATTGGAAACAAATCCGATCTTGTGGACAAAAAAGCGGTTCCAACAGAAGATGCTGTTGAGTTCGCAGAGGATCAAGGCCTACTCTTCTTTGAAACATCAGCTTTCAGCGGTGCAAATGTGGACATGGCATTCCTTAAGCTGCTTGAAGAAATTTACAATGCGATTTCTAAGAAGTCATTGGAAATTAGCAATGGAAAACTTAATGGAAGCACTGATCATTCCTCGCTTAAAGGCTCGAAGATCGATGTTATTTCAGGGGCCGATATGGAGATTAGTGAGATTAAGAAATTATCTGCCTGTTCTTGTTGA
- the LOC119984054 gene encoding AAA-ATPase At2g46620-like — MAIAYSLFFVLFLVIGLLFSGRVILFKTGLIYAVKKWWRIFEEFFHVYQLFKVPEFNESMQENQLYRKVYVYLNSLASMEDSNYTNLFTGKKSNDIILRLDPNQIIDDDFLGARVSWINYEEGDIRTFVLKIRKADKRRILRPYLQHIHTVSDELEEQNKDLKLYMNTDSSDSRRNRRWTSVPFKHPATFDTIAMESDLKNKVKADLESFVKAKQYYHRLGRVWKRSYLLYGPSGTGKSSFVAAMANFLGYDVYDIDLSKVREDSDLKMLLLQATTKSVIVIEDLDRFLTQKSSTVSLSGILNFMDGLLNSCCAEERIMVATMNNKDQIDPAILRPGRIDVHIHFPVCDFSAFKHLASSYLGLKDHKLFPQVEEVFNNNPSLSPAEIGELMIANRSSPSRALKTVINALQSDVGRRLSENLARKSMEECEDHSGIFRREGGHTIKEVRKFVDMIRMKSGRKSQSFDLASPQRKEG; from the coding sequence ATGGCGATTGCTTATAGTctattctttgttttgttcttggTCATCGGATTATTGTTTTCTGGTCGTGTGATCTTGTTTAAGACCGGATTGATTTACGCGGTGAAGAAGTGGTGGAGGATTTTTGAGGAATTCTTCCATGTCTACCAGTTGTTCAAGGTCCCGGAATTCAACGAGAGTATGCAGGAGAATCAGCTTTATCGGAAGGTCTATGTTTATTTGAACTCCTTGGCTTCCATGGAGGACTCCAACTATACAAACCTCTTCACCGGGAAGAAGTCTAATGATATTATTCTCCGTCTCGATCCAAACCAGATCATCGATGACGATTTTCTCGGTGCCAGAGTTAGTTGGATCAACTATGAGGAAGGCGATATAAGAACTTTTGTGTTGAAGATTAGAAAGGCAGATAAGCGTCGGATTCTCCGCCCTTATCTGCAACACATACACACGGTGTCCGATGAGCTCGAGGAGCAAAACAAGGATTTGAAGCTCTACATGAACACTGATTCCAGCGATTCTCGGAGAAATCGACGGTGGACGTCGGTTCCGTTCAAGCACCCTGCAACTTTTGATACCATTGCTATGGAATCGGATCTGAAGAACAAGGTGAAAGCCGATCTAGAGTCGTTCGTCAAGGCGAAACAGTACTATCACCGCCTAGGGCGTGTTTGGAAGCGGAGCTACCTCTTGTACGGTCCGTCAGGGACAGGGAAATCGAGTTTCGTTGCGGCGATGGCCAATTTTCTCGGCTACGACGTGTACGACATCGATCTCTCGAAGGTACGGGAAGATTCAGATCTCAAAATGCTCTTGTTACAGGCCACAACGAAATCGGTGATCGTGATTGAAGACCTTGATCGGTTCCTGACGCAGAAATCAAGTACTGTGAGCTTATCAGGTATTTTGAATTTCATGGATGGACTGTTAAATTCCTGTTGTGCAGAAGAGAGAATTATGGTTGCTACAATGAACAATAAAGATCAAATTGACCCGGCTATACTCCGACCCGGTCGAATCGATGTCCACATCCATTTTCCGGTATGTGATTTCTCTGCTTTCAAACATCTTGCCAGTAGTTATTTGGGGCTAAAGGATCACAAGTTATTCCCTCAAGTGGAGGAGGTTTTCAATAACAACCCCAGTCTGAGCCCGGCCGAGATAGGTGAGCTCATGATAGCCAATCGGAGCTCGCCCAGTCGAGCTTTGAAAACTGTAATTAATGCTCTTCAATCGGATGTTGGACGGCGGTTGTCTGAGAATTTGGCAAGGAAGTCGATGGAGGAATGTGAGGACCATTCGGGTATTTTTCGTAGAGAAGGTGGTCACACAATAAAGGAGGTAAGGAAATTTGTTGATATGATAAGGATGAAGAGTGGCAGAAAATCTCAGTCCTTCGATTTGGCTTCACCACAACGCAAGGAGGGGTGA